The proteins below are encoded in one region of Oncorhynchus tshawytscha isolate Ot180627B linkage group LG04, Otsh_v2.0, whole genome shotgun sequence:
- the LOC112249674 gene encoding 4-hydroxyphenylpyruvate dioxygenase-like yields MTTYMDRGEKHDHGKFVCFDHITFWVGNAKQAASYYCNKLGFEPLAYRGLETGCRDVVSHVVKQDKIIYVFASALNPGNKEMGEHLVKHGDGAKDIAFTVENCDYLVQKARERGAIIVKEPYVLEDKYGRVKLAVLQTYGDTTHTFVERTAYNGLFLPGFHTPLHRDPLLAKLPSGLLNFIDHVVGNQPDDEMVPVVEWYQKNLLFHRFWSVDDKQLQTDFSALRSIVVANYEETVKMPINEPAMGKRKSQIQEYVEYYGGPGVQHIAMNTSDIITAIRNLKERGMEFMCVPDTYYQLLRKNLQQSQVRVTEDLDILEELKILVDFDDNGYLLQIFTKPVQDRPTVFLEVIQRHNHQGFGAGNFKALFEAIEADQNARGNLTILKPNGVSNQI; encoded by the exons ATG ACTACCTACATGGACAGAGGTGAAAAG CACGACCACGGCAAGTTCGTCTGTTTCGACCACATCACATTCTGGGTTGGAAATGCCAAACAG GCAGCATCTTACTATTGTAACAAGCTTGGATTTGAACCGTTGGCCTATCGGGGTTTAGAGACAGGCTGCCGGGATGTGGTGTCCCATGTGGTCAAACAAGACAAG ATTATTTATGTATTCGCATCCGCTCTCAACCCTGGAAACAAAG AAATGGGGGAGCATTTGGTCAAACATGGGGATGGAGCCAAGGACATTGCATTCACTGTGGAGAACTGTGATTACCTTGTGCAG AAAGCCAGAGAGCGTGGTGCCATCATAGTGAAAGAGCCGTATGTACTGGAGGACAAATATGGCAGGGTAAAACTAGCTGTTCTCCAGACG TATggggacaccacacacacatttgtgGAGAGGACTGCCTACAATGGGCTGTTCCTCCCAGGGTTCCATACTCCTCTCCACCGGGACCCCTTGTTGGCCAAGCT acccagtggattactgaacttCATTGACCATGTTGTGGGGAACCAGCCGGATGATGAGATGGTGCCTGTAGTGGAATG GTACCAGAAAAACCTGCTCTTCCACCGGTTCTGGTCAGTAGACGACAAGCAGCTGCAGACAGACTTCAGTGCACTGCGCTCCATTGTTGTGGCCAATTATGAAGAGACAGTGAAGATGCCCATTAATGAGCCAGCCATGGGTAAACGCAAGTCCCAGATCCAG GAGTATGTGGAGTACTATGGTGGCCCAGGTGTCCAGCACATCGCCATGAACACATCAGACATCATCACCGCA ATCCGTAACCTGAAGGAGCGTGGCATGGAGTTCATGTGTGTGCCAGACACCTACTACCAGCTGCTGAGAAAGAATCTCCAACAATCGCAAGTCAGGGTCACTGAGGACCTCGACATTCTGGAG GAGCTGAAGATCTTAGTGGATTTTGATGACAATGGCTACCTGCTCCAGATCTTCACCAAGCCTGTTCAGGACCGTCCCACAGTGTTCCTGGAGGTCATTCAGAGACACAACCATCAG GGCTTTGGTGCAGGCAACTTCAAGGCTCTTTTCGAGGCCATCGAGGCAGACCAGAACGCTAGAGGAAACTTGACTATCCTGAAACCTAATGGAGTGTCTAACCAAATTTGA